In one Acidobacteriota bacterium genomic region, the following are encoded:
- a CDS encoding STAS domain-containing protein — MNVNVRKVEQVAILDLSGRVVIGEALYDFRNTIRDTLNEGFTRILLNMENVTYLDSSGIGELVNCYTLVSTQGGSVKLVKAAEKIGSLLQMTKLLTVFESYKNEREAIASFVKS; from the coding sequence AACGTGCGAAAGGTGGAGCAGGTGGCCATCCTGGACTTGTCCGGGCGGGTGGTCATCGGCGAAGCGTTGTACGATTTCCGCAACACGATCCGCGACACGCTGAACGAAGGATTCACCCGGATTCTTTTAAACATGGAAAACGTCACGTACCTGGACAGCTCCGGGATCGGTGAACTGGTCAACTGCTACACGCTGGTCAGCACCCAGGGGGGATCTGTCAAGCTGGTCAAGGCGGCCGAGAAGATCGGCAGCCTGCTCCAGATGACCAAGCTGCTCACTGTCTTCGAGTCCTACAAGAACGAGCGGGAAGCGATCGCGTCCTTCGTCAAATCCTGA